The Amycolatopsis sp. DG1A-15b genome window below encodes:
- a CDS encoding ABC transporter permease: protein MSVFEPGVFAPAPGRGSLGRMLRTHARVEVSLTLRHGEQVLLTLLIPLALLIGLSLLDILPASSLGSTSKVDWITPRILALAVMSSAFTGQAIALGFDRRYGVLKRLSATALPRWLLVAGRLAAALVVVALQSVIIGVVAAFLGWSPSLSGLLSAVLLLVLGTLAFGALGVLLGGALRAEAVLALANIVWFALLLAGGILLAPASLPAGLARVVELLPSGALAEGMRAALVDGAFAPGPMAVLAVWAVLAGALASRTTKLT, encoded by the coding sequence ATGAGCGTTTTCGAGCCCGGCGTTTTCGCTCCGGCGCCCGGACGGGGGTCCCTGGGCCGGATGCTGCGCACGCACGCGCGCGTCGAGGTGAGCCTGACGTTGCGCCACGGCGAGCAGGTGCTGCTGACGCTGTTGATCCCGCTGGCGTTGCTGATCGGGCTGTCCCTGCTGGACATCCTCCCGGCGTCTTCGCTCGGCTCGACGTCCAAAGTGGACTGGATCACGCCCCGGATCCTGGCGCTGGCGGTGATGTCGTCGGCGTTCACCGGCCAGGCGATCGCCCTCGGCTTCGACCGGCGCTACGGAGTGCTGAAGCGGCTCTCGGCCACGGCGCTGCCGCGCTGGCTGCTGGTGGCCGGGCGGCTCGCGGCCGCGCTGGTGGTCGTGGCCCTGCAGTCGGTGATCATCGGCGTGGTGGCGGCGTTCCTGGGCTGGTCGCCGTCGCTGTCCGGGCTGCTGTCGGCGGTCCTGCTGCTGGTGCTCGGAACGTTGGCGTTCGGGGCGCTCGGTGTGCTGCTGGGCGGCGCTTTGCGCGCGGAAGCCGTGCTGGCGCTGGCGAACATCGTGTGGTTCGCACTGCTGCTGGCGGGCGGGATCCTGCTGGCGCCGGCTTCCCTGCCCGCGGGGCTGGCGCGCGTGGTGGAACTGCTGCCGTCGGGCGCGCTGGCGGAGGGGATGCGAGCGGCACTGGTGGACGGGGCGTTCGCTCCCGGCCCGATGGCGGTGCTGGCGGTCTGGGCGGTTCTCGCGGGGGCGCTGGCTTCGCGCACGACGAAGCTCACCTGA
- a CDS encoding ABC transporter ATP-binding protein — translation MSVPAVEITGLVKSYGSTRAVDGLDLRMERGSLLALLGPNGAGKTTTVEICEGFLRADAGSVRVLGLDPVRESAALRPRVGIMPQGGGAYPGVRADEMLRLVASCAATPLDPEWLLDVLGLATVRRTPFKRLSGGQQQRLSLACALVGRPELVFLDEPTAGMDPQARRLVWDLLGALRADGVSVLLTTHLMEEAEALADTVVIVDHGKVVVSGAPQSLTMDETGNAGLRFKARTRLDTALLTAALPEGYTVRESAPGTYVVLGSVDPQVVSTVTAWCAQQGVLPEELQVGKRTLEEVFLELTGRELRA, via the coding sequence GTGAGTGTCCCCGCCGTCGAGATCACCGGGCTGGTCAAAAGCTACGGCTCCACCCGCGCGGTCGACGGCCTCGACCTGCGGATGGAGCGCGGCAGCCTGCTCGCCCTGCTCGGCCCGAACGGGGCCGGGAAGACCACCACCGTCGAGATCTGCGAAGGCTTCCTCCGCGCTGACGCCGGTTCGGTGCGCGTGCTCGGCCTCGACCCGGTCCGCGAGTCGGCCGCGCTGCGGCCCCGCGTCGGGATCATGCCCCAGGGCGGCGGCGCCTACCCCGGCGTCCGCGCCGACGAGATGCTGCGCCTGGTGGCGTCCTGCGCCGCGACCCCGCTGGACCCGGAGTGGCTGCTGGACGTCCTCGGGCTGGCCACCGTGCGGCGGACGCCGTTCAAGCGCCTCTCCGGTGGCCAGCAGCAGCGGCTTTCGCTGGCGTGCGCCCTGGTCGGGCGGCCGGAACTGGTGTTCCTCGACGAGCCGACGGCGGGCATGGACCCGCAGGCCCGGCGACTGGTGTGGGACCTGCTGGGCGCGCTGCGCGCCGACGGCGTCTCGGTGCTGCTGACCACGCACCTGATGGAGGAGGCCGAGGCGCTGGCCGACACGGTGGTGATCGTGGACCACGGCAAGGTCGTCGTGTCCGGCGCACCGCAGTCGCTGACGATGGACGAGACGGGCAACGCGGGGCTGCGCTTCAAGGCCCGCACGCGGCTCGACACGGCCCTGCTGACCGCGGCGCTGCCGGAGGGCTACACGGTGCGCGAGTCGGCGCCGGGGACGTACGTGGTGCTGGGCTCGGTCGACCCGCAGGTCGTGTCGACGGTGACGGCGTGGTGCGCGCAGCAGGGCGTGCTGCCGGAGGAACTGCAGGTCGGCAAGCGGACCCTGGAAGAGGTCTTCCTGGAGCTGACCGGACGGGAGCTGCGGGCATGA
- the mptB gene encoding polyprenol phosphomannose-dependent alpha 1,6 mannosyltransferase MptB encodes MARLETGSAHPVTLSPVHPREPLPLEADEQRGLNVVRRFGTVGSLFLALGSLGAGAAPVINPVQEIPVLRLFTRIPTVSLAIAISGMGILVLSWLMLGRFAQPSRTRLASQGQLARTIALWVLPLLVIPPLFSRDVYSYLAQSEIVHRGMDPYTLGPAQALGVADKFTAGVSNMWRETPAPYGPVVLRLGGWLAPLAGNSIAVGVLLQRVLALAGVVLIVWALPRLARRFGVQPATALWLGALNPLLIFHFVAGAHNDALAVGLMLAGLEVGIRRLPIRVKGDTPPPLARGELLYIGLGVAIITLGVAVKLPAVFALPFFAVMVARRWHGRLKDLFVAGVPMALWFGVVLVAVCFGTGLGFGWFGATFNTPGLVRSWISPTAELANLSGVLGIALGLGNHTNALVPILGALGYLVAVGITFKFLWDSFKWRYRPIIGLGVSMGAVMILQINLQPWYVLWAVIPLAAAAGTSRFRVAAAVLSAALPFLLPPTGSTFDGRPYVLPFAYVAAIVVCGGGMLIVRRLAPVLLSRPSPRVPARADAVS; translated from the coding sequence GTGGCACGGCTCGAAACCGGGAGTGCCCACCCGGTGACGCTCTCCCCGGTCCACCCCCGCGAACCGCTGCCCCTGGAGGCCGACGAACAGCGCGGGCTGAACGTCGTCCGCCGGTTCGGCACGGTCGGGTCGCTCTTCCTCGCGCTCGGCTCCCTCGGCGCCGGCGCCGCCCCGGTGATCAACCCGGTGCAGGAGATCCCGGTGCTGCGGCTGTTCACCCGGATCCCGACGGTGTCGCTGGCCATCGCCATCTCCGGGATGGGCATCCTGGTGCTGAGCTGGCTGATGCTCGGCCGGTTCGCCCAGCCCAGCCGCACGCGGCTGGCGTCACAGGGCCAGCTCGCGCGCACCATCGCGCTGTGGGTGCTGCCGCTGCTGGTCATCCCGCCGCTGTTCTCGCGCGACGTCTACAGCTACCTGGCGCAGAGCGAGATCGTGCACCGCGGGATGGACCCCTACACCCTCGGCCCGGCGCAGGCCCTCGGCGTCGCGGACAAGTTCACCGCCGGCGTGTCGAACATGTGGCGGGAGACGCCGGCGCCGTACGGGCCGGTCGTGCTGCGCCTCGGCGGCTGGCTCGCCCCGCTGGCCGGCAACAGCATCGCGGTCGGCGTGCTGCTTCAGCGCGTGCTCGCGCTGGCCGGCGTGGTCCTCATCGTCTGGGCGCTGCCGCGGCTGGCGCGGCGGTTCGGCGTGCAGCCCGCGACCGCGCTGTGGCTCGGCGCCCTGAACCCGCTGCTGATCTTCCACTTCGTGGCCGGCGCCCACAACGACGCGCTCGCCGTGGGCCTGATGCTCGCCGGGCTGGAGGTGGGCATCCGGCGGCTGCCGATCCGGGTGAAGGGCGACACCCCACCCCCGCTCGCGCGCGGGGAGCTGCTGTACATCGGCCTCGGCGTCGCGATCATCACCCTCGGCGTCGCGGTGAAGCTGCCCGCGGTGTTCGCGTTGCCGTTCTTCGCCGTGATGGTGGCCCGGCGCTGGCACGGCCGGCTCAAGGACCTGTTCGTGGCCGGCGTGCCGATGGCGCTGTGGTTCGGCGTGGTCCTGGTGGCCGTCTGCTTCGGCACCGGGCTCGGCTTCGGCTGGTTCGGGGCGACGTTCAACACCCCCGGCCTGGTCCGTTCGTGGATCTCCCCCACCGCCGAGCTGGCCAACCTCTCCGGCGTCCTCGGCATCGCGCTCGGGCTCGGCAACCACACGAACGCGCTCGTGCCCATCCTCGGCGCGCTCGGCTACCTCGTCGCCGTCGGGATCACCTTCAAGTTCCTCTGGGACAGCTTCAAGTGGCGCTACCGGCCGATCATCGGGCTCGGCGTCTCGATGGGCGCGGTGATGATCCTGCAGATCAACCTGCAGCCCTGGTACGTGCTCTGGGCGGTGATCCCGCTCGCCGCCGCGGCCGGGACGTCGCGGTTCCGGGTGGCGGCGGCGGTGCTGTCGGCCGCCCTGCCGTTCCTCCTCCCGCCCACCGGCAGCACCTTCGACGGCCGCCCGTACGTGCTGCCGTTCGCCTACGTCGCGGCGATCGTCGTCTGCGGCGGCGGGATGCTGATCGTGCGGCGGCTCGCGCCGGTGTTGCTCTCCCGGCCGTCCCCGCGGGTGCCCGCGCGGGCCGACGCCGTATCGTGA
- a CDS encoding metalloregulator ArsR/SmtB family transcription factor — translation MPRAQHPHVPSQVSADGKTRQEVARLLLEQGPMTAVVVAEQLGISPTAVRRHLDALLADGEAETRDAPRRGPRGRGRPAKLFLLTEPGRARFGHAYDDLAVSAIRFLAEHAGEDAVRAFAEQRIEKLVGPHRSAITGPGDPASRAEALATALSREGYAASTRQIGALQASKEAPGPGQNTGAQLCQHHCPVAHVAAEFPQLCEAETEAFAKLLGTHVQRLATIARGDSACTTHVPVTAGQPAHPEPASTEPSRAAAKPLFPGRTARIPNGGKPA, via the coding sequence CTGCCGCGTGCCCAGCACCCGCACGTTCCGTCGCAGGTCAGCGCCGATGGCAAGACCCGCCAGGAGGTCGCCCGGCTGCTGCTGGAACAGGGTCCCATGACCGCCGTCGTGGTCGCCGAGCAGCTCGGGATCAGCCCCACCGCCGTCCGCCGGCACCTGGACGCACTTCTCGCGGATGGCGAAGCCGAGACGCGGGACGCGCCGCGGCGGGGCCCCCGGGGCCGGGGCCGCCCGGCGAAGCTCTTCCTGCTGACCGAGCCCGGCCGCGCCCGCTTCGGGCACGCCTACGACGACCTCGCCGTCTCCGCCATCCGCTTCCTGGCCGAGCACGCCGGTGAAGACGCCGTGCGCGCCTTCGCCGAGCAGCGCATCGAGAAGCTGGTCGGCCCGCACCGCTCCGCGATCACCGGACCGGGTGATCCGGCGTCGCGCGCGGAGGCCCTCGCGACCGCGCTGAGCAGGGAAGGCTACGCTGCGTCGACCCGTCAGATCGGCGCGCTGCAAGCTTCGAAAGAAGCGCCCGGTCCCGGACAGAACACCGGGGCCCAGCTCTGTCAGCACCACTGTCCGGTCGCCCACGTGGCCGCGGAGTTCCCGCAGCTGTGCGAGGCCGAGACGGAGGCGTTCGCCAAGTTGCTGGGCACCCACGTCCAGCGGCTGGCGACCATCGCACGCGGGGACTCCGCGTGCACCACCCACGTACCCGTCACGGCGGGTCAGCCGGCCCATCCCGAGCCGGCAAGCACAGAGCCTTCGAGGGCGGCGGCGAAGCCGCTGTTCCCGGGGCGCACAGCACGGATCCCGAATGGAGGGAAACCCGCATGA
- the sufB gene encoding Fe-S cluster assembly protein SufB yields MTAAAEQRTPTTAPLSQEETIESLGKYAFGWADSDEAGASARRGLNEDVVTDISGKKSEPEWMREARLKALKLFEKKPMPNWGADLSGIDFDNIKYFVRSSEKQAASWEDLPEDIKNTYDKLGIPEAEKQRLVAGVAAQYESEVVYHSIREDLEKQGVLFLDTDTALREQPELFQEYFGSVIPAGDNKFSALNTAVWSGGSFIYVPKGVHVDIPLQAYFRINTENMGQFERTLIIVDEGAYVHYVEGCTAPIYQSDSLHSAVVEIIVKKGARCRYTTIQNWSNNVYNLVTKRAKCEEGATMEWIDGNIGSKVTMKYPSVFLMGEHAKGEVLSVAFAGEGQHQDAGAKMEHLAPYTSSTIVSKSVARGGGRTSYRGLVRVAKRAHHSRSSVVCDALLVDTISRSDTYPYVDIRNDEVSMGHEATVSKVSEEQLFYLMSRGLDEAEAMAMIVRGFVEPIARELPMEYALELNRLIELQMEGSVG; encoded by the coding sequence ATGACTGCCGCTGCCGAGCAGCGCACTCCCACCACCGCGCCACTGAGCCAGGAAGAGACCATCGAGTCCCTTGGCAAGTACGCGTTCGGCTGGGCCGACTCCGACGAGGCGGGCGCCAGCGCCCGTCGCGGGCTGAACGAAGATGTCGTCACCGACATCTCCGGGAAGAAGTCCGAGCCGGAGTGGATGCGCGAAGCGCGACTGAAGGCGCTCAAGCTCTTCGAGAAGAAGCCCATGCCCAACTGGGGGGCCGACCTCTCCGGGATCGACTTCGACAACATCAAGTACTTCGTCCGCTCCAGCGAGAAGCAGGCGGCGAGCTGGGAAGACCTTCCCGAGGACATCAAGAACACGTACGACAAGCTCGGCATCCCCGAGGCGGAGAAGCAGCGCCTCGTCGCCGGTGTCGCGGCCCAGTACGAGTCCGAGGTCGTCTACCACTCGATCCGCGAGGACCTCGAGAAGCAGGGCGTCCTGTTCCTGGACACCGACACCGCGCTGCGCGAGCAGCCGGAGCTGTTCCAGGAGTACTTCGGTTCGGTCATCCCGGCCGGCGACAACAAGTTCTCCGCGCTGAACACGGCGGTCTGGTCCGGCGGCTCGTTCATCTACGTGCCGAAGGGCGTGCACGTGGACATCCCGCTGCAGGCCTACTTCCGGATCAACACCGAGAACATGGGCCAGTTCGAGCGGACCCTGATCATCGTCGACGAAGGTGCGTACGTGCACTACGTCGAGGGCTGCACGGCGCCGATCTACCAGTCCGACTCGCTGCACTCGGCGGTCGTGGAGATCATCGTCAAGAAGGGCGCCCGCTGCCGCTACACGACCATCCAGAACTGGTCGAACAACGTCTACAACCTGGTCACCAAGCGCGCCAAGTGCGAAGAGGGCGCGACCATGGAATGGATCGACGGCAACATCGGTTCCAAGGTGACGATGAAGTACCCGTCGGTCTTCCTCATGGGCGAGCACGCCAAGGGTGAGGTCCTTTCGGTCGCGTTCGCGGGCGAGGGCCAGCACCAGGACGCGGGCGCCAAGATGGAGCACCTCGCGCCGTACACCTCTTCGACGATCGTGTCGAAGTCGGTGGCGCGCGGCGGCGGCCGCACCTCGTACCGCGGCCTGGTCCGCGTCGCGAAGCGGGCGCACCACTCGCGCTCCAGCGTGGTCTGTGACGCCCTGCTGGTCGACACGATCTCGCGCTCGGACACCTACCCGTACGTGGACATCCGCAACGACGAGGTGTCCATGGGCCACGAGGCCACGGTGTCCAAGGTCAGCGAAGAGCAGCTGTTCTACCTGATGTCGCGCGGCCTCGACGAGGCCGAAGCGATGGCGATGATCGTGCGCGGGTTCGTCGAGCCCATCGCGCGTGAGCTGCCGATGGAGTACGCGCTCGAGCTGAACCGCCTGATCGAGCTCCAGATGGAAGGGTCCGTCGGCTAG
- the sufD gene encoding Fe-S cluster assembly protein SufD, with the protein MSVTENNVSESLREGAVIPAASRAERFTSYDVEAFEVPSGREENWRFTPMKRLRGLHDGSAVATGEITLDADAAPELGIVTVGRDDPRLGQAGVPSDRIAAQAYSSFTKATIVTVPKETKASKPSVLRIHGPGEDKVAYGHLQVRAEAFAEALIVLDHVGSGTYADNVEFVIGDGAKITVVSVQDWADDAVHVSEQHLKLGRDASLKHTVITLGGDLVRVSPTATFADKGGDVEMLGVYFADGGQHQEHRLFVDHAVPNCKSRVGYKGALQGEGAHTVWIGDVLIRAAAEATDTYEFNRNLVLTPGARADSVPNLEIETGEIEGAGHASATGRFDDEQLFYLQSRGIAEEAARRLVVRGFFHEILVKIDVPEVRERLEAAIEAELEAVGA; encoded by the coding sequence ATGTCGGTAACCGAGAACAACGTTTCGGAGTCTCTGCGCGAGGGGGCCGTCATTCCGGCGGCCTCCCGCGCGGAGCGCTTCACCTCCTACGACGTCGAGGCCTTCGAGGTCCCGAGCGGCCGTGAGGAGAACTGGCGCTTCACGCCGATGAAGCGGCTGCGCGGCCTGCACGACGGCAGCGCGGTCGCCACCGGCGAGATCACCCTCGACGCCGACGCCGCGCCCGAGCTGGGCATCGTGACCGTCGGCCGCGACGACCCGCGGCTGGGCCAGGCCGGCGTCCCGAGCGACCGCATCGCCGCCCAGGCGTACTCCTCGTTCACCAAGGCCACCATCGTGACGGTGCCCAAGGAGACCAAGGCGTCCAAGCCGTCGGTGCTGCGCATCCACGGCCCGGGCGAGGACAAGGTCGCCTACGGGCACCTGCAGGTCCGCGCCGAGGCGTTCGCGGAAGCTCTCATCGTGCTCGACCACGTCGGCTCCGGCACCTACGCCGACAACGTCGAGTTCGTCATCGGCGACGGCGCGAAGATCACCGTGGTCAGCGTCCAGGACTGGGCCGACGACGCGGTGCACGTCTCCGAGCAGCACCTGAAGCTCGGCCGCGACGCCTCGCTCAAGCACACGGTCATCACCCTGGGCGGTGACCTGGTCCGCGTCTCGCCGACGGCGACCTTCGCCGACAAGGGCGGCGACGTCGAGATGCTCGGCGTCTACTTCGCCGACGGCGGCCAGCACCAGGAACACCGCCTCTTCGTCGACCACGCGGTGCCGAACTGCAAGTCGCGCGTGGGCTACAAGGGCGCGCTGCAGGGCGAAGGCGCGCACACCGTGTGGATCGGCGACGTGCTGATCCGCGCCGCGGCCGAAGCCACCGACACCTACGAGTTCAACCGCAACCTGGTGCTCACACCGGGTGCCCGCGCGGACTCGGTGCCGAACCTCGAGATCGAGACCGGCGAGATCGAAGGCGCCGGCCACGCGAGCGCGACGGGAAGGTTCGACGACGAGCAGTTGTTCTACCTCCAGTCGCGCGGAATCGCCGAAGAAGCCGCCCGCCGGTTGGTCGTGCGCGGGTTCTTCCACGAGATCCTGGTGAAGATCGACGTCCCCGAGGTGCGCGAGCGCCTCGAAGCCGCGATCGAGGCCGAGCTCGAAGCCGTCGGCGCCTGA
- the sufC gene encoding Fe-S cluster assembly ATPase SufC, protein MATLEIKDLHASVDTDEGAKEILKGVNLTIKSGETHAIMGPNGSGKSTLSYAIAGHPKYQVTSGEVLLDGENVLEMSVDERARAGLFLAMQYPVEVPGVSMSNFLRTAATAVRGEAPKLRQWVKEVKEEMGKLEISQEFAERSVNEGFSGGEKKRHEILQLALLKPKFAILDETDSGLDVDALRVVSQGVNDYKANSEVGVMLITHYTRILRHITPDFVHVFAGGQIVESGGKELADELEEHGYVKYAGKPEPAAL, encoded by the coding sequence ATGGCTACCCTGGAAATCAAGGACCTGCACGCCTCGGTCGACACCGACGAAGGCGCCAAGGAGATCCTCAAGGGCGTGAACCTGACCATCAAGTCGGGCGAGACGCACGCGATCATGGGCCCCAACGGCTCCGGCAAGTCCACCCTGTCCTACGCGATCGCCGGCCACCCGAAGTACCAGGTGACCTCCGGCGAGGTGCTGCTCGACGGCGAGAACGTCCTCGAGATGAGCGTCGACGAGCGCGCCCGCGCCGGCCTGTTCCTGGCCATGCAGTACCCGGTCGAGGTGCCCGGCGTGTCCATGTCCAACTTCCTCCGCACCGCGGCCACCGCGGTCCGCGGCGAGGCTCCCAAGCTGCGCCAGTGGGTCAAGGAGGTCAAGGAGGAGATGGGCAAGCTCGAGATCTCGCAGGAGTTCGCCGAGCGCTCGGTCAACGAGGGCTTCTCCGGCGGCGAGAAGAAGCGCCACGAGATCCTGCAGCTGGCGCTCCTCAAGCCGAAGTTCGCCATCCTCGACGAGACCGACTCCGGCCTCGACGTCGACGCCCTGCGCGTCGTCTCCCAGGGTGTGAACGACTACAAGGCCAACAGCGAGGTCGGCGTCATGCTGATCACGCACTACACCCGGATCCTGCGGCACATCACGCCGGACTTCGTGCACGTCTTCGCCGGCGGCCAGATCGTCGAGTCGGGCGGCAAGGAGCTGGCCGACGAGCTGGAGGAGCACGGCTACGTCAAGTACGCCGGCAAGCCCGAGCCGGCCGCGCTCTGA
- a CDS encoding cysteine desulfurase, giving the protein MTTTSASSVPLDVAALRADFPILSRTVRDGKPLVYLDSGATSQRPTAVFDAERDYVFTSNAAVHRGAHQLSEEATDAYESARAKIAEFVGADPEELVFTKNATEGINLVAYSMSNAATAGPEASRFVVGPGDEIVITEMEHHANLVPWQQLCQRTGATLKWFKVTPEGRLDLSDVDELITSKTKVVAFAHQSNVLGTVNPVSLLVEKAKAVGALTVLDACQSVPHFAVDFHALGVDFAVFSGHKMLGPSGIGVLYGRTELLEAMPPFLTGGSMIEMVRMEGSTFAPPPQRFEAGVPMTSQAIGLGAAVDYLSAIGMDRIAAHEHELAAAAIEGIGAIAGVRIIGPTDLKDRGATVSFVIDGVHPHDAGQVLDSLGIAVRVGHHCAWPLHRACNAQATVRASFYLYNDLSEVDALVAGVREAQKFFGVAR; this is encoded by the coding sequence ATGACCACCACCTCGGCCAGCTCTGTGCCACTCGACGTGGCGGCCCTGCGGGCCGACTTCCCCATCCTGTCGCGCACCGTCCGCGACGGGAAACCCTTGGTGTACCTGGACTCCGGGGCGACCTCGCAACGCCCGACCGCGGTGTTCGACGCCGAACGCGACTACGTCTTCACGTCGAACGCCGCCGTCCACCGCGGTGCGCACCAGCTGTCCGAAGAGGCGACGGACGCCTACGAGTCCGCGCGCGCGAAGATCGCGGAGTTCGTCGGCGCCGACCCCGAGGAGCTGGTGTTCACCAAGAACGCGACCGAGGGCATCAACCTCGTCGCGTACTCGATGAGCAACGCCGCCACGGCCGGTCCCGAAGCTTCGCGGTTCGTGGTCGGCCCGGGTGACGAGATCGTCATCACCGAGATGGAGCACCACGCGAACCTCGTGCCGTGGCAGCAGCTGTGCCAGCGCACCGGTGCCACGCTGAAGTGGTTCAAGGTGACTCCCGAGGGCCGCCTCGATCTGTCCGATGTGGACGAGCTGATCACCTCGAAGACCAAGGTCGTCGCGTTCGCGCACCAGTCGAACGTGCTCGGCACGGTCAACCCCGTCTCGCTGCTCGTCGAGAAGGCGAAGGCCGTCGGCGCGCTGACCGTGCTCGACGCGTGTCAGTCGGTGCCGCACTTCGCCGTCGACTTCCACGCGCTGGGTGTCGACTTCGCGGTGTTCTCCGGGCACAAGATGCTCGGCCCGTCCGGCATCGGCGTGCTCTACGGCCGCACCGAACTCCTCGAAGCGATGCCGCCGTTCCTCACCGGTGGCTCGATGATCGAGATGGTCCGCATGGAGGGCTCCACCTTCGCGCCGCCGCCGCAGCGGTTCGAGGCGGGCGTGCCGATGACGTCGCAGGCCATCGGCCTCGGCGCGGCCGTCGACTACCTCTCGGCCATCGGCATGGACCGGATCGCCGCGCACGAGCACGAGCTCGCCGCGGCGGCCATCGAGGGCATCGGCGCCATCGCGGGTGTGCGGATCATCGGGCCGACGGACCTGAAGGACCGCGGCGCGACGGTGTCGTTCGTGATCGACGGGGTGCACCCGCACGACGCCGGCCAAGTGCTCGACAGCCTCGGCATCGCCGTCCGCGTCGGCCACCACTGCGCGTGGCCGCTGCACCGCGCGTGCAACGCCCAAGCGACCGTGCGGGCGTCGTTCTACCTGTACAACGACCTGTCCGAAGTGGACGCACTGGTGGCAGGGGTGCGAGAGGCGCAGAAGTTCTTCGGAGTGGCCCGGTGA
- the sufU gene encoding Fe-S cluster assembly sulfur transfer protein SufU, which translates to MNLESMYQEIILDHYKNPHGRGLRDPFDAESFQVNPTCGDEVTLRVKLDDGKVTDVSYDGQGCSISQASTSVMTDLVVGHTLEEAFTTMDAFVELMQGKGKIEPDEDVLEDGIAFAGVAKYPARVKCALLGWMAFKDAVARTTSGDGQA; encoded by the coding sequence GTGAACCTGGAGAGCATGTACCAGGAGATCATCCTGGACCACTACAAGAACCCGCACGGCCGCGGCCTGCGCGACCCGTTCGACGCCGAGTCGTTCCAGGTCAACCCGACCTGCGGCGACGAGGTGACGCTGCGGGTCAAGCTCGACGACGGGAAGGTCACCGACGTCTCCTACGACGGCCAGGGCTGCTCGATCAGCCAGGCCTCGACGTCGGTCATGACGGACCTCGTCGTCGGCCACACACTCGAAGAAGCGTTCACCACCATGGACGCCTTCGTGGAACTGATGCAGGGCAAGGGAAAGATCGAGCCGGACGAGGACGTGCTGGAGGACGGGATCGCCTTCGCGGGCGTCGCCAAGTACCCGGCCCGCGTCAAGTGCGCCCTCCTCGGCTGGATGGCTTTCAAGGACGCCGTCGCCCGGACGACCAGTGGAGATGGACAGGCATGA
- a CDS encoding metal-sulfur cluster assembly factor — protein sequence MTEDTATDAREGRTAADLDAETTATQDLDLAKLEDVEEAMRDVVDPELGINVVDLGLVYDIRVEPDNTATIDMTLTSAACPLTDVIEDQTSAALTSGGLVKDFRINWVWMPPWGPEKITEDGREQLRALGFTV from the coding sequence ATGACCGAAGACACCGCCACCGACGCTCGCGAGGGCCGGACCGCCGCCGACCTCGACGCCGAGACCACCGCGACGCAGGACCTCGACCTCGCCAAGCTCGAGGACGTCGAAGAGGCCATGCGCGACGTCGTCGATCCCGAGCTCGGCATCAACGTCGTCGACCTCGGCCTGGTCTACGACATCCGCGTCGAGCCGGACAACACCGCGACCATCGACATGACGCTGACGTCGGCGGCCTGCCCGCTGACCGACGTCATCGAAGACCAGACGTCGGCGGCGCTGACCTCCGGCGGGCTGGTCAAGGACTTCCGGATCAACTGGGTCTGGATGCCGCCGTGGGGCCCGGAGAAGATCACCGAGGACGGCCGCGAGCAGCTGCGCGCCCTCGGCTTCACCGTCTGA
- a CDS encoding DUF4184 family protein, translating to MPFTLSHPAAVLPLARRPLVPSALVAGSVAPDLFWFVPRLHSVGLTDTHEFTAVLWLDPLIALVLLAVFHVLLKRPLLALAPGPLAGRLPRHFDWRKPHWIALSLVLGAATHVGWDAFTHESGGPAFLRTPLVTGVDVGRLIQLVSTIAGAAILAWWLWRWYRTAPVAPAPPGTRHRRAVAAFLAAGTLTGGLLEVLPFLADHDPMTRAGVVGNATYLLVTGSCSGFFAALVLYALAWHARYMALYAKRATSEGDPLDANELRR from the coding sequence GTGCCGTTCACGCTGAGTCATCCCGCCGCCGTGCTCCCCCTGGCGCGACGTCCGCTGGTGCCCTCGGCGCTCGTCGCCGGGTCGGTCGCGCCCGACCTCTTCTGGTTCGTGCCGCGGCTCCACAGCGTGGGCCTGACGGACACCCACGAATTCACCGCGGTCCTGTGGCTCGACCCGCTCATCGCGCTCGTCCTGCTGGCCGTGTTCCATGTCCTGCTCAAGCGGCCGCTGCTGGCATTGGCGCCCGGACCACTCGCCGGCCGGCTTCCCCGCCACTTCGACTGGCGGAAGCCGCACTGGATCGCCCTTTCACTGGTGCTCGGCGCCGCCACGCACGTCGGCTGGGACGCCTTCACCCACGAAAGCGGCGGGCCGGCGTTCCTGCGGACCCCGCTCGTCACCGGCGTCGACGTCGGCCGGCTGATCCAGCTGGTCAGCACCATCGCCGGTGCCGCGATCCTCGCCTGGTGGCTGTGGCGCTGGTACCGCACCGCGCCGGTCGCGCCGGCACCGCCGGGCACCCGCCACCGCAGGGCCGTCGCCGCGTTCCTGGCGGCCGGCACGCTCACCGGCGGGCTCCTCGAAGTGCTGCCGTTCCTGGCCGACCACGACCCGATGACCCGCGCCGGCGTCGTCGGCAACGCCACTTACCTGCTCGTCACCGGTTCCTGCAGCGGGTTCTTCGCCGCCCTCGTGCTCTACGCGCTGGCCTGGCACGCGCGGTATATGGCGTTATACGCAAAGCGGGCCACCTCGGAAGGTGACCCGCTCGACGCGAACGAACTCAGACGGTGA